Proteins encoded together in one Halalkaliarchaeum sp. AArc-CO window:
- a CDS encoding aldehyde ferredoxin oxidoreductase C-terminal domain-containing protein, producing the protein MLHLEGPLLSVDVSDCSTATVDIDGILKRFIGGRGAAVRLAHERIPFDADPFGPENSLFFTTGPLQAAPMAFTGRTNATALSPLTDGLHSSNAGGYLSRALHATGYGAIEITGASDELLAVHVSDEGVEFEPVPELEAATVSETTDAMDDRDYGDEQVAAIGPAGENLVRFASVMTSEHRAFGRGGLGAVLGSKNVKCLTFEGDTDREIELPDAAGEITREAATDDHIMKTQGTAFETEWVNDEFSLPTRYFERTEFDEGVEGISGDRVEEKKYDTATCSACTFACKLPTRDEDTGLETEGPEFETVFSFGSNLLVDDVVDVMQSNDLCDELGLDTISAGVTIGAYLDAEGGFGDADLVHELIRKIADREGDGDLLAQGVDRCAPELGVENWTVKGLEFPAHDGRVCHGLALSYAVSNHGADHMYSAMNIYDYFQADEPETVEGKAEILPEVENQKAVNDSAILCRFSRNYVLETWDGEDHRDRYTTLLEADYEELMSVGTRVVELERHFNNQRGRDRADDGVPYEIPGIEGAIEEYYERRGWNTDGTVPDERIQSNG; encoded by the coding sequence ATGCTCCACCTCGAGGGGCCACTGCTTTCAGTGGACGTGAGCGATTGCAGTACAGCCACCGTCGACATCGACGGGATCTTGAAACGGTTTATCGGGGGCCGAGGGGCCGCCGTTCGGCTGGCCCACGAACGGATCCCGTTCGACGCGGATCCGTTCGGGCCGGAGAACAGCCTGTTTTTCACCACCGGACCGCTCCAGGCGGCGCCGATGGCGTTCACCGGCCGGACGAACGCCACGGCGCTGTCGCCGCTCACCGACGGCCTCCACTCCTCGAACGCGGGCGGGTATCTCTCCAGGGCGCTGCACGCGACGGGATACGGCGCAATCGAGATAACGGGTGCGTCCGACGAACTGCTTGCGGTGCACGTTTCCGACGAGGGGGTCGAGTTCGAGCCGGTTCCCGAACTCGAGGCTGCTACGGTGAGTGAAACGACAGACGCGATGGACGACCGGGATTACGGCGACGAGCAGGTCGCAGCGATCGGCCCGGCCGGGGAGAACCTGGTCCGGTTTGCGAGCGTGATGACGTCCGAACACCGGGCGTTCGGTCGGGGCGGGCTCGGTGCGGTGCTCGGATCGAAAAACGTCAAATGCCTCACCTTCGAGGGGGACACGGACCGGGAGATCGAACTCCCCGACGCAGCCGGCGAGATCACCCGCGAGGCGGCCACCGACGACCACATCATGAAAACCCAGGGCACCGCCTTCGAGACGGAGTGGGTCAACGACGAGTTCTCGCTTCCGACCAGATACTTCGAGCGCACCGAGTTCGACGAGGGCGTCGAGGGGATCTCGGGCGACCGCGTCGAGGAGAAGAAGTACGACACCGCTACCTGTTCGGCGTGTACGTTCGCCTGCAAACTGCCGACACGCGACGAGGACACTGGACTCGAGACGGAGGGTCCGGAGTTCGAGACGGTGTTTTCGTTCGGCTCCAACCTCCTGGTCGACGATGTCGTCGACGTCATGCAGTCGAACGACCTGTGTGACGAACTCGGTCTCGACACAATCAGTGCGGGTGTCACGATCGGCGCGTATCTCGACGCCGAAGGCGGGTTTGGGGACGCCGATCTCGTCCACGAGTTGATCCGGAAGATCGCCGACCGCGAGGGAGACGGGGATCTCCTCGCACAAGGAGTCGACCGGTGTGCACCAGAGCTGGGGGTTGAAAACTGGACGGTCAAGGGACTCGAGTTCCCGGCCCACGACGGTCGGGTCTGTCACGGGCTCGCGTTGAGCTACGCCGTTTCCAACCACGGGGCCGACCACATGTACTCGGCGATGAACATCTACGACTACTTCCAGGCCGACGAACCCGAGACCGTCGAGGGGAAAGCCGAGATCCTCCCCGAGGTCGAAAACCAGAAGGCGGTAAACGACAGCGCGATCCTCTGTCGGTTCTCCCGGAACTACGTGCTCGAAACCTGGGACGGGGAGGACCACCGCGACCGGTACACGACGCTTCTGGAGGCCGACTACGAGGAACTCATGTCGGTCGGAACCCGGGTCGTCGAACTCGAGCGCCACTTCAACAACCAGCGCGGACGCGACCGAGCTGACGACGGGGTTCCCTACGAGATCCCGGGGATCGAGGGCGCGATCGAGGAGTACTACGAACGTCGCGGATGGAACACCGACGGTACCGTTCCGGACGAACGGATCCAGTCGAACGGCTGA
- a CDS encoding BCCT family transporter — protein sequence MSQERSRGMVEQFTNEVDGLTFGIGVVVASLAVAAFIFREGAATEIMWSINDLLWEQLSWFYLMIMFVFVVFVIFLILSPWGKIKLGKDGQEPEFTFLSYFVMLYSAAIAAGIVFWGPAEAIFHYETPSPLVGADGMTSEAAVGALQYTFFHWGISAWTVYIIMALPIAFYAYRHDAPLRISTVIAPWVGLDNLDGFWAKVIDVVAVLTTIGGVATTLGLVGSQFLVGLNYVAGVQVGDLGTVLVITGLTVGFTLSVAAGVRRGIRRVSHFNMVLFFVLMIAAFLLGPTSYIMTAGTEALGGYINEFITMSLYTNAEGAEPAWFVGSWTVFYWAWWFSWAPFVGLFIARISKGRTVRQVAFTGVFASTGITIPWFATMGGTSIFMQETGQADVLAVIGEYGGDEAAAGYPMFEALPLGELLTVMFLVLITTFLITSADSSTLALGMLTTGGAESPSTINRVIWAALIGMLASMLMVVGGVDAVQAAAIILGTPFGIVLFLGMLNMIVTFGGERPIFLQSEEEIPVVSARDEFTAADDD from the coding sequence ATGAGTCAAGAACGATCTCGAGGGATGGTCGAACAGTTTACGAACGAGGTCGACGGGCTGACGTTCGGCATCGGCGTCGTCGTCGCGTCGCTTGCGGTCGCGGCGTTTATCTTCCGTGAGGGGGCGGCGACGGAGATCATGTGGAGCATCAACGATCTCCTCTGGGAACAGCTCAGCTGGTTTTACCTGATGATCATGTTCGTGTTCGTGGTCTTCGTGATCTTCCTGATCTTGAGTCCGTGGGGGAAGATCAAACTCGGCAAGGACGGTCAGGAACCCGAGTTCACGTTCCTGTCGTACTTCGTGATGCTGTACTCGGCGGCGATCGCCGCGGGGATTGTCTTCTGGGGGCCCGCGGAGGCGATCTTCCACTACGAGACGCCGTCGCCGCTGGTCGGCGCCGACGGAATGACCTCCGAGGCCGCAGTCGGGGCGCTCCAGTACACCTTCTTCCATTGGGGGATCTCCGCATGGACGGTGTACATCATCATGGCGCTCCCGATCGCCTTCTACGCCTACCGTCACGACGCGCCGTTGCGCATCTCGACGGTGATCGCACCGTGGGTCGGACTGGACAACTTGGACGGCTTCTGGGCAAAGGTGATTGACGTCGTCGCCGTGCTCACGACGATCGGCGGGGTGGCGACGACGCTCGGACTCGTCGGCTCCCAGTTCCTCGTGGGGTTGAACTACGTCGCGGGCGTCCAGGTCGGCGACCTCGGCACCGTACTGGTCATCACCGGATTGACCGTTGGCTTTACCCTCTCGGTCGCCGCTGGGGTCCGCCGGGGGATCCGTCGGGTCTCTCACTTCAACATGGTGCTGTTCTTCGTGTTGATGATCGCGGCGTTTCTCCTGGGGCCGACGTCGTACATCATGACCGCCGGGACCGAGGCCCTCGGCGGCTACATCAACGAGTTCATCACGATGAGCCTGTACACGAACGCCGAGGGGGCCGAACCCGCGTGGTTCGTGGGTAGCTGGACGGTGTTCTACTGGGCGTGGTGGTTCTCGTGGGCACCGTTCGTCGGGCTGTTCATCGCCCGCATTTCGAAGGGTCGGACCGTCCGTCAGGTCGCGTTTACCGGCGTGTTCGCCTCGACGGGGATCACGATCCCGTGGTTCGCCACGATGGGCGGCACGTCGATCTTCATGCAGGAAACCGGACAGGCCGACGTTCTCGCTGTCATCGGCGAGTACGGCGGCGACGAGGCCGCAGCCGGCTACCCGATGTTCGAGGCGCTTCCGCTCGGAGAACTGCTCACGGTGATGTTCCTCGTGTTGATCACGACGTTCCTCATCACCTCGGCGGACTCCTCGACGCTGGCGCTGGGGATGCTCACCACCGGCGGCGCCGAGAGTCCCTCGACGATCAACCGGGTCATCTGGGCCGCCCTCATCGGGATGTTGGCGTCGATGTTGATGGTCGTCGGCGGCGTCGACGCGGTGCAGGCGGCGGCGATCATCCTCGGGACGCCGTTCGGGATCGTCCTGTTCCTCGGGATGTTGAACATGATCGTTACGTTCGGGGGCGAACGGCCGATATTCCTTCAGTCCGAAGAGGAGATCCCTGTCGTCTCCGCCCGGGACGAGTTTACGGCGGCGGACGACGACTGA
- a CDS encoding trimethylamine methyltransferase family protein, whose product MSRSEGQNMEYDLETIDVPTLETLSEAGVEAIHETTIEILEDIGIRISHEGAVELLEEHGASVEDDSEDAELVTIPRSLIEDAVAEAPSSFTLHARNPDRSVGVGDGDGPALASGYGAPNVRTFEDGTRSSTIDDYETLAKLAQSEDVIDVTGYNLCEPNDVPQEVKHYEMIQRSLTLTDKPILGSTYGPDRAKASLEMAGIANDDRELSKPYAAGVINTISPRRWDKKMTGGLIEYAKHGQPTLVSAAVMANASGPSPLAGSMALANAEILTGITIAQLTNPGTPVVYGLPSSNVDVRHGTFSIGSPEGALFVSYAAQIGRYYDIPSRAGGCLTDAKTVDDQSGAESMMQLMTTMYSGIDFVLHAAGILDSYSTVSPEKYVLDAERIRYVKRFQEGYDLDEDAFALDLLREVEPGGHFLDKRHTLNHCKTDHYMSEIYDRQSTDDWENQGEKTSFELAREKVDARLEEYEQPPLDEDLAAELERYVEKGSEKALQ is encoded by the coding sequence ATGAGTCGGTCGGAAGGTCAAAACATGGAGTACGATCTAGAGACGATAGACGTCCCTACCCTCGAAACCCTGTCCGAAGCGGGCGTCGAGGCGATTCACGAGACGACGATAGAGATCCTCGAAGACATCGGGATTCGGATAAGCCACGAGGGCGCAGTCGAACTCCTGGAGGAACACGGCGCGTCCGTAGAAGACGACAGCGAGGACGCGGAACTGGTAACGATCCCGCGATCCCTCATCGAGGACGCGGTCGCCGAGGCACCGTCGTCGTTTACCTTGCACGCGCGCAATCCCGATCGATCCGTCGGCGTCGGCGACGGCGACGGGCCGGCGCTGGCGTCGGGGTACGGCGCGCCGAACGTGCGGACGTTCGAGGACGGGACGCGCTCGTCGACGATCGACGACTACGAGACCCTCGCCAAGCTGGCACAGTCAGAGGACGTGATCGACGTCACGGGCTATAACCTCTGTGAGCCCAACGACGTCCCCCAGGAGGTGAAACACTACGAGATGATCCAGCGGTCGCTCACGCTCACCGACAAGCCGATTCTGGGATCGACTTACGGCCCAGACCGGGCGAAAGCGAGCCTCGAGATGGCCGGCATCGCGAACGACGACCGGGAGCTGTCGAAGCCGTACGCAGCGGGGGTTATAAACACGATCTCCCCCCGCCGGTGGGACAAGAAGATGACTGGCGGCCTGATCGAGTATGCGAAACACGGCCAGCCGACGCTCGTTTCCGCCGCCGTGATGGCCAACGCCTCGGGACCGTCGCCGCTGGCGGGATCGATGGCGCTCGCGAACGCCGAGATACTCACCGGGATCACGATCGCCCAGCTCACGAACCCCGGAACCCCGGTCGTGTACGGTCTACCCTCCTCGAACGTCGACGTCAGACACGGGACGTTCTCGATCGGGAGTCCCGAGGGAGCGCTGTTCGTCTCCTACGCCGCCCAGATCGGCCGATACTACGACATTCCTTCGCGCGCAGGGGGGTGTCTGACCGACGCGAAGACCGTCGACGATCAAAGCGGCGCGGAGTCGATGATGCAGCTGATGACGACGATGTACAGCGGCATCGACTTCGTCCTGCACGCGGCGGGGATCCTGGATTCCTATTCGACTGTTTCCCCGGAGAAATACGTCCTCGACGCCGAACGGATCCGGTACGTGAAGCGATTCCAGGAGGGGTACGACCTCGACGAGGACGCGTTCGCGCTCGACCTACTCAGGGAAGTCGAACCCGGCGGACACTTCCTCGACAAGCGGCACACGCTAAACCACTGCAAGACCGACCACTACATGTCGGAGATCTACGACCGACAGTCGACCGACGACTGGGAGAACCAGGGTGAAAAGACGTCGTTCGAACTCGCCCGGGAGAAAGTCGACGCTCGCCTCGAGGAGTACGAACAGCCCCCCCTCGACGAGGACCTGGCGGCGGAACTGGAACGGTACGTCGAGAAAGGATCCGAGAAAGCGCTCCAGTAG
- a CDS encoding FAD-dependent oxidoreductase yields the protein MSTDVVVIGGGISGAAAAYYLSKREEIGDVTLLEQGENLGNGSTPRAVGGVRSMYSTPVHVELSLASRPVWREFESELGFEIDYRENGYLFGVRSRTQYESLRKDVIMQNRLGAGTEFLTPEEATEIVPGLETDTYVAAAWSPKDAMMDAHSALQAYGTLARENGVDIRVESRVTDLLQGANGRVTGVEVNGGKDEGGTELEADYVINAAGSWGHRIAAMAGVEIPISPKKRRAAFFEPERTVPEDLPLVMDLESGAYFRPEDEQFVTGGGHFHPDDPDVDPDEPSSFSDSVDLEWATDAMDALVEMADYFGPETRVAEGWSGVYAISPSNHPIIEESVPGLVNDIAHSGRAFMHAPATGQIVADLVADGETDIVDRTALQTDGAVDRRGQLPIPYQADMYE from the coding sequence ATGAGTACGGACGTCGTCGTGATCGGTGGCGGGATTTCGGGCGCAGCAGCGGCCTACTACCTCTCAAAACGGGAGGAAATCGGAGACGTAACGCTGCTCGAACAGGGCGAGAACCTCGGAAACGGGAGCACGCCGCGGGCCGTCGGCGGAGTGCGATCGATGTACTCGACCCCGGTGCACGTGGAGCTGTCGCTCGCATCGAGGCCGGTCTGGCGGGAGTTCGAATCCGAACTCGGGTTCGAGATCGACTACCGCGAGAACGGCTACCTCTTCGGTGTCAGGAGCCGGACCCAGTACGAATCCCTCCGGAAGGACGTGATCATGCAAAACAGGCTCGGAGCGGGCACGGAGTTCCTGACTCCCGAAGAGGCGACCGAGATCGTCCCCGGACTGGAGACGGACACCTACGTGGCAGCCGCCTGGAGTCCGAAGGACGCGATGATGGACGCCCACTCGGCGCTGCAGGCGTACGGAACCCTCGCCCGAGAGAACGGGGTCGACATTCGGGTCGAATCGCGGGTAACCGACCTGTTACAGGGCGCGAACGGCCGCGTTACGGGCGTCGAAGTAAACGGCGGGAAAGACGAGGGCGGGACGGAACTGGAGGCGGACTACGTGATCAACGCCGCCGGCTCGTGGGGCCACCGCATCGCCGCGATGGCCGGCGTCGAGATCCCGATCTCGCCGAAGAAGCGCCGGGCCGCGTTCTTCGAACCGGAACGGACGGTCCCCGAGGACCTTCCTCTGGTGATGGATCTGGAGTCGGGTGCGTACTTCCGACCGGAGGACGAGCAGTTCGTCACCGGCGGCGGTCATTTCCACCCCGACGACCCGGACGTCGATCCCGACGAGCCGAGCTCGTTCAGCGACAGCGTCGATCTCGAGTGGGCGACCGACGCGATGGACGCCCTCGTCGAGATGGCCGACTACTTCGGTCCCGAAACCCGCGTCGCGGAGGGGTGGTCCGGCGTGTACGCGATTTCTCCGAGCAACCACCCCATCATCGAGGAGAGCGTCCCCGGCCTCGTAAACGACATCGCCCATTCCGGTCGGGCGTTCATGCACGCGCCCGCAACCGGACAGATCGTCGCGGACCTGGTCGCCGACGGAGAGACCGACATCGTCGACAGGACCGCGTTGCAGACCGACGGCGCCGTCGACAGGCGAGGACAGCTCCCGATCCCCTACCAGGCGGACATGTACGAGTAA
- a CDS encoding sodium/proline symporter: MSELQFQLTFGLFIATLLAIGLYFFFTTEMKRLSEYMLADRDVGTVPIAISEVTAVASGWTFFAWVGVGFTVGLSGLWFSITMVLIVLFLYRFVAPTFRRTSEELGSQTVVDHLASTFAEHRLGPAIRLVATFTIVVFLMSYIGAQIIAIGEAMDVGLGIPYTTAILIGGIAVGFYTTLGGFNASVTAHLLMGSLVIVAAILVPIGMVLEIGGWSAFVAEAGAVDANLLSMTAGSSGMALTIAILAWITFAFGAIGQPHGLMRFQAIRSERIISAASVIAVAFQSLRLTVPLIMGAAGRVLYEGADIHHENVAMHAIVDLFPAWLAGLLLAGIIGAILSTSDSMMIVTSADVTRFYEERINPAATERELILFGRGVVVTAAVIGVALAYVRPGTIFDIIEFAFVGLGVSLGMPLAALVLWKKMTAEAVFATIVFGLLGTIGNLYLFPDYFPILVWPVVIPVMIGVALATYDEGEEFTEEREVITE; the protein is encoded by the coding sequence ATGAGCGAACTTCAGTTTCAGCTGACGTTCGGGCTGTTCATCGCCACGTTGCTCGCGATCGGGCTGTACTTCTTCTTTACGACGGAGATGAAGCGGCTCTCCGAGTACATGCTGGCGGATCGGGACGTCGGAACCGTACCGATCGCGATCTCTGAAGTGACTGCCGTCGCGAGCGGATGGACGTTCTTCGCGTGGGTCGGGGTCGGCTTTACGGTCGGGCTCAGCGGCCTGTGGTTCTCGATCACGATGGTTCTCATCGTGCTGTTCCTCTACCGGTTCGTCGCCCCGACGTTCCGCCGGACCTCCGAAGAGCTCGGGAGCCAGACGGTCGTCGACCACCTGGCCTCCACGTTCGCCGAACACCGCCTGGGGCCGGCGATCCGACTGGTCGCGACGTTCACGATCGTCGTGTTCTTGATGTCGTACATCGGCGCCCAGATTATCGCCATCGGCGAGGCGATGGACGTCGGCCTCGGCATTCCGTACACGACGGCGATCCTGATCGGCGGGATCGCAGTTGGCTTTTACACCACGCTCGGCGGATTCAACGCCTCCGTGACCGCACACCTGCTGATGGGTTCGCTGGTGATCGTCGCCGCGATCCTGGTGCCGATCGGCATGGTGCTCGAGATCGGCGGCTGGTCGGCGTTCGTCGCCGAAGCCGGCGCCGTCGACGCGAACCTGCTCAGCATGACTGCCGGAAGCTCCGGGATGGCCCTGACGATCGCCATTCTGGCGTGGATCACCTTCGCCTTCGGGGCGATCGGCCAGCCACACGGGCTGATGCGGTTCCAGGCGATCCGGTCCGAGCGGATCATCAGCGCGGCGTCGGTGATCGCCGTCGCCTTCCAGTCGCTGCGCCTGACGGTGCCGCTCATCATGGGCGCCGCCGGACGGGTGCTCTACGAGGGTGCCGACATCCACCACGAGAACGTCGCGATGCACGCTATCGTCGACCTGTTCCCGGCGTGGCTCGCGGGGCTGTTGCTCGCAGGGATCATCGGCGCGATCCTCTCGACGTCCGACTCGATGATGATCGTCACATCCGCCGACGTCACCCGTTTCTACGAGGAGCGGATCAACCCGGCGGCGACCGAGCGGGAGCTGATCCTGTTCGGCCGCGGGGTCGTCGTGACCGCCGCCGTGATCGGCGTGGCGCTGGCGTACGTCCGCCCGGGGACGATCTTCGACATCATCGAGTTCGCGTTCGTCGGGCTCGGCGTCTCGCTCGGCATGCCGCTTGCCGCGCTCGTCCTGTGGAAGAAGATGACCGCCGAAGCCGTGTTCGCGACGATCGTGTTCGGGCTCTTGGGAACCATCGGGAACCTCTATCTGTTCCCCGATTACTTCCCGATCCTCGTGTGGCCCGTCGTGATCCCGGTGATGATCGGGGTCGCGCTGGCGACGTACGACGAGGGGGAGGAGTTCACCGAAGAGCGAGAAGTTATCACCGAATAG
- a CDS encoding low molecular weight phosphatase family protein encodes MTQPDDTTNAASSEPAPTTDSTPTSQPESIATDPVTLAFVCVQNAGRSQMAAAFARRERDRRGLRGRVRICTGGTHPAEDVHEVVVDAMLERGVDISDRTPSEITPGELASVDVVITMGCSASGVCPATWNGESRDWDLDDPHGRALEDVVRIRDEIERLVEELFDDIETGTVGEREDSTE; translated from the coding sequence ATGACACAGCCCGACGACACAACGAACGCTGCATCCAGCGAGCCTGCACCGACGACCGACTCGACACCGACGAGCCAGCCGGAATCGATCGCGACCGATCCGGTCACCCTCGCGTTCGTTTGCGTACAGAACGCGGGACGGAGCCAGATGGCGGCTGCCTTCGCCCGTCGGGAGCGGGACCGACGCGGGTTACGCGGACGCGTCCGGATCTGTACCGGCGGCACCCATCCCGCCGAGGACGTTCACGAGGTCGTCGTCGATGCGATGCTCGAACGCGGAGTCGATATCTCCGATCGGACACCCAGCGAAATCACGCCCGGCGAACTAGCATCGGTCGACGTCGTCATCACGATGGGCTGTTCCGCCTCGGGCGTCTGTCCGGCGACCTGGAACGGGGAGAGCCGGGACTGGGATCTGGACGATCCCCACGGACGAGCGCTCGAGGACGTCGTGCGGATCCGCGACGAAATCGAACGACTCGTGGAGGAGCTGTTCGACGATATCGAAACGGGGACGGTCGGAGAAAGAGAGGACAGTACCGAATGA
- a CDS encoding phosphate uptake regulator PhoU, with protein MKNGVDPIERKIQRTGGSTYTVSLPKEWAMSQEIESGSIVRCFAYADRLVITRKQDRGDRGTVRLDAGEVEQYDLESTIAAAYVSGCDAVRIDGVVSAGVRREIRDAVDRLIGFEIDEEGDGTVIARAMLASGNLPPERALMRMEMTALSMHEDAIEAVLNSNGDTAVDVRAADHDVDRLFALLARRFQRSEARVAERSRDGDSRLTPFDYYTAARQIERIADHAEKIAGTIERIDGPVEGSTADRIRILGKRSRDVTRTALSGLFEGDHAELRSAAAAADAIADDAEQLDRELYELDPEQGYHLGIVLDSVIRTARYGANVAEAGLQAAMRHRQK; from the coding sequence ATGAAAAACGGTGTCGACCCGATCGAACGGAAGATACAGCGTACCGGCGGCTCGACCTACACTGTCTCGCTGCCCAAAGAATGGGCGATGAGCCAGGAAATCGAGAGCGGTTCGATTGTACGCTGTTTCGCCTACGCGGACCGACTGGTTATCACCCGAAAGCAGGATCGCGGTGATCGAGGGACGGTCCGCCTCGATGCCGGGGAGGTCGAACAGTACGATCTCGAGTCGACAATCGCCGCCGCGTACGTCTCCGGCTGTGACGCGGTTCGGATCGACGGCGTGGTTTCTGCGGGAGTCCGACGGGAGATCCGCGATGCAGTCGACCGGCTGATCGGCTTCGAGATCGACGAGGAGGGGGACGGGACGGTCATCGCCAGGGCGATGCTTGCGTCGGGAAATCTCCCGCCCGAACGTGCACTCATGCGAATGGAGATGACTGCCCTGTCGATGCACGAGGACGCGATCGAGGCCGTCCTGAACTCTAACGGCGACACGGCTGTCGACGTCCGGGCGGCCGACCACGACGTCGACAGGCTGTTCGCCCTGCTCGCACGGCGGTTCCAGCGGTCTGAGGCCCGCGTGGCGGAACGTAGTCGCGACGGCGACAGTCGGTTGACTCCGTTCGACTACTACACCGCCGCCCGGCAGATCGAACGGATCGCGGACCACGCAGAGAAGATCGCCGGAACGATCGAACGCATCGACGGTCCCGTCGAGGGATCGACCGCAGACCGCATCCGGATTCTCGGAAAACGCTCCCGGGACGTCACCAGGACGGCGCTGTCCGGCCTCTTCGAGGGGGATCACGCCGAGCTTCGGTCGGCGGCTGCGGCGGCGGACGCAATCGCCGACGATGCCGAGCAGCTCGACCGGGAGCTGTACGAACTTGACCCCGAACAGGGATATCACCTCGGTATCGTTCTGGATAGCGTGATCCGCACGGCGAGGTACGGCGCAAACGTCGCCGAGGCCGGCTTGCAGGCGGCGATGCGACACAGACAGAAGTGA
- the phoU gene encoding phosphate signaling complex protein PhoU encodes MPRQEYQKQLAELRTDVIGMADLVLDRYELALQAYEKEDPVLAEAVIDGDDDVNDLYLDLERDRIELLALQQPVAGDLRFVAASFKIITDLERVADLATNLARYSCTAEGQLHQEVTLRQLADDAGEMVHDAVEAYEAEDVAACLEIARRDDSLDAACEAATERVLSRLVQSDQVRGDDDGALKTTIEGVSTALLTIRDLERVGDHAVNIAARSLYMIQNDDELLY; translated from the coding sequence ATGCCACGACAGGAATACCAAAAACAGCTGGCTGAGCTTCGAACCGACGTTATCGGAATGGCCGATCTCGTCCTGGATCGATACGAACTGGCGCTCCAGGCCTACGAGAAGGAAGACCCAGTCCTCGCGGAGGCGGTGATTGACGGGGACGACGACGTCAACGACCTGTATCTCGATCTGGAGAGGGATCGCATCGAGTTGCTCGCCTTACAGCAGCCGGTAGCCGGCGACCTGCGGTTCGTCGCTGCGTCGTTCAAAATAATCACCGATCTCGAACGAGTGGCCGATCTGGCGACGAACCTCGCACGCTATTCTTGTACTGCGGAGGGACAGCTTCACCAGGAAGTAACGCTCCGGCAACTCGCAGATGACGCCGGCGAGATGGTCCATGACGCGGTCGAGGCCTACGAGGCCGAGGACGTAGCGGCCTGCCTCGAAATCGCTCGCCGGGACGACAGCCTCGACGCGGCCTGCGAGGCGGCGACCGAACGGGTACTCTCACGACTCGTCCAGTCCGACCAGGTCCGTGGTGACGACGACGGAGCGTTGAAAACGACGATCGAAGGAGTCTCGACAGCCCTGTTGACGATCCGGGATCTCGAACGCGTGGGCGATCACGCGGTCAACATCGCCGCACGGTCACTGTACATGATACAAAACGACGACGAACTCCTGTATTGA
- the pstB gene encoding phosphate ABC transporter ATP-binding protein PstB produces MATQDTVSDDALITTDVQTPVTDRNNRPDETVIAARNLDVYYGNERALDDVSIDIPKNKVTAIIGPSGCGKSTFLRCINRMNDRIDSCRVEGELSFWGTNVYDEEVDPVALRRKIGQVFQKPNPFPKSIYDNVAYGLRIQGLASDVDLDAEVERALCGAALWEEIHGQLDSSGLDLSGGQQQRLCIARAIAPDPEVILMDEPTSALDPVAASKIEDLIDDLVDDYTVVIVTHNMQQAARVSDKTAVFLTGGRLVEFDDTGKIFSNPEDDRVEEYITGKFG; encoded by the coding sequence ATGGCAACACAGGACACAGTTTCCGACGACGCACTCATCACGACCGACGTACAGACACCGGTGACAGACCGAAACAACCGACCCGACGAGACGGTCATCGCCGCTCGGAACCTCGATGTTTACTACGGGAACGAGAGGGCCCTCGATGACGTCTCGATCGACATTCCGAAAAACAAGGTCACCGCGATCATCGGCCCGTCCGGCTGCGGGAAATCCACGTTCCTTCGGTGTATCAACCGCATGAACGATCGGATCGACAGCTGCCGCGTCGAGGGAGAACTCTCCTTTTGGGGGACGAACGTGTACGATGAAGAGGTCGATCCGGTAGCGCTCCGCCGGAAGATCGGCCAGGTGTTCCAGAAGCCGAATCCGTTCCCCAAGTCGATCTACGACAACGTGGCATACGGCCTCCGAATCCAGGGACTGGCTTCGGACGTCGATCTCGATGCCGAGGTGGAGCGCGCACTCTGCGGTGCAGCGCTGTGGGAGGAGATACACGGCCAACTCGATTCCTCGGGGCTCGATCTCTCCGGCGGACAGCAACAGCGGCTCTGTATCGCTCGAGCGATCGCCCCTGACCCCGAGGTGATCCTGATGGACGAGCCGACATCGGCGCTCGATCCGGTCGCCGCATCGAAGATCGAAGATCTCATCGACGATCTCGTCGACGACTACACAGTCGTCATCGTCACGCACAACATGCAACAAGCCGCCAGGGTTTCCGACAAGACGGCGGTGTTCCTCACGGGCGGTCGGCTCGTCGAGTTCGATGATACCGGGAAAATATTCTCGAACCCCGAGGACGACCGCGTCGAGGAGTACATCACTGGGAAGTTCGGATAA